A single window of Onychostoma macrolepis isolate SWU-2019 chromosome 16, ASM1243209v1, whole genome shotgun sequence DNA harbors:
- the pals2a gene encoding MAGUK p55 subfamily member 6a isoform X2, giving the protein MQQVLDNLKELPPSTGAKDIDLIFLRGIMESPIVRSLAKAHERLEDVKLEAVQSNNVELVSEILSDMSSLTTHDESAAELCKILKEPHFQSLLEAHDKVASKSYEAPPTSTNSTSMASSSLMPADTVRMISIQKKAGEPLGVTFRVEDGDLVIARVMHGSMIDRQGMLHAGDVIREVNSREVGKDPMALQHMLRDCNGSITLKILPSYRDAPPPAQVYLKPHFNYNPDTDNLIPCKEAGLAFSKGDILHIVNKEDPNWWQACDVNGGRTGLIPSQFLEEKRKAFVRRDLDGSGILCGTLTGKRKKKKMMYLTAKNAEFDRHELQIYEEVAKMPPFQRKTLVLIGAQGVGRRSLKNRLIVLNPLQYGTTVPFTSRHPRDDEKDGQSYCFVSREEMETDIKTSRYLEHGEYDGNLYGTKIDSIHEVVRTGRTCILDVNPQALKVLKTSEFMPFVVFIAAPELDTLRAMHKAVVDAGITTKLLTETDLKKTVDESARIKRAYNHYFDLTIVNDNLDKAFEKLQAAVEQLTTQPQWVPVNWVY; this is encoded by the exons ATGCAGCAGGTGCTGGATAACCTCAAGGAGCTGCCGCCTTCAACAGGAGCCAAAGACATCGACCTCATCTTCCTCCGTGGCATTATGGAGAGTCCCATAGTTCGTTCCCTTGCTAAG GCTCACGAGCGATTGGAGGATGTTAAGCTGGAGGCGGTGCAAAGTAATAACGTGGAGCTAGTGAGTGAGATCCTGTCTGATATGAGCAGTCTGACCACTCATGATGAAAGTGCAGCAGAACTCTGTAAGATCCTGAAGGAACCGCACTTCCAG TCCCTGTTAGAAGCTCACGACAAGGTGGCCTCTAAGTCATATGAAGCTCCTCCCACCAGCACCAATTCCACCAGCATGGCCAGCTCATCCCTCATGCCGGCTGACACGGTTCGCATGATCAGCATCCAGAAGAAGGCCGGAGAGCCTCTG GGTGTAACATTCCGGGTGGAGGATGGCGACCTTGTCATTGCGCGTGTTATGCACGGCAGCATGATTGACAGGCAAGGAATGCTACATGCAGGTGATGTGATCCGAGAGGTGAACAGCCGAGAGGTGGGCAAAGACCCCATGGCATTACAGCACATGCTGAGGGACTGCAATGGAAGCATCACACTCAAAATCCTGCCCAGCTACAGGGACGCACCTCCCCCCGCACAG GTGTATCTGAAGCCACATTTCAACTACAATCCTGACACCGATAATCTGATCCCTTGTAAAGAGGCGGGTTTGGCTTTCTCTAAAGGAGACATTCTGCATATAGTGAACAAGGAGGACCCCAACTGGTGGCAA GCATGTGACGTAAATGGAGGCCGCACTGGCTTGATCCCCAGTCAGTTTCTTGAGGAAAAGAGGAAGGCATTTGTAAGGAGAGACCTGGATGGATCAG GAATCCTCTGTGGGACATTAACtggaaaaaggaagaaaaagaaaatgatgtACTTGACAGCGAAAAATGCAG AATTTGACCGCCATGAATTGCAGATCTATGAGGAAGTAGCAAAGATGCCTCCATTCCAGAGAAAAACTCTTGTGCTGATTGGTGCACAAGGAGTGGGTCGCCGAAGCCTCAAGAACCGCCTGATTGTGTTAAACCCGCTGCAATATGGAACTACTGTACCTT TCACTTCTCGGCATCCACGCGATGACGAAAAGGACGGCCAGTCATACTGCTTTGTGTCCCGGGAGGAGATGGAGACGGACATCAAGACAAGTCGCTACCTTGAGCATGGAGAATATGACGGCAATCTATATGGAACCAAAATCGACTCTATCCATGAAGTCGTTCGCACAGGACGGACTTGCATACTGGACGTCAACCCACAG GCGCTAAAGGTACTGAAGACATCAGAGTTTATGCCATTCGTGGTTTTCATCGCTGCCCCAGAGCTCGACACACTACGGGCCATGCACAAAGCTGTGGTGGATGCTGGGATCACAACCAAGCTACTGACG GAAACGGACCTAAAGAAAACCGTGGACGAAAGCGCCAGGATCAAGAGGGCATACAATCACTACTTTGATCTGACTATAGTTAATGACAATCTGGACAAGGCCTTTGAGAAACTGCAGGCAGCTGTGGAGCAGCTGACCACACAACCACAGTGGGTCCCTGTGAACTGGGTTTACTGA
- the pals2a gene encoding MAGUK p55 subfamily member 6a isoform X1 — protein sequence MTVANAKSGTAMQQVLDNLKELPPSTGAKDIDLIFLRGIMESPIVRSLAKAHERLEDVKLEAVQSNNVELVSEILSDMSSLTTHDESAAELCKILKEPHFQSLLEAHDKVASKSYEAPPTSTNSTSMASSSLMPADTVRMISIQKKAGEPLGVTFRVEDGDLVIARVMHGSMIDRQGMLHAGDVIREVNSREVGKDPMALQHMLRDCNGSITLKILPSYRDAPPPAQVYLKPHFNYNPDTDNLIPCKEAGLAFSKGDILHIVNKEDPNWWQACDVNGGRTGLIPSQFLEEKRKAFVRRDLDGSGILCGTLTGKRKKKKMMYLTAKNAEFDRHELQIYEEVAKMPPFQRKTLVLIGAQGVGRRSLKNRLIVLNPLQYGTTVPFTSRHPRDDEKDGQSYCFVSREEMETDIKTSRYLEHGEYDGNLYGTKIDSIHEVVRTGRTCILDVNPQALKVLKTSEFMPFVVFIAAPELDTLRAMHKAVVDAGITTKLLTETDLKKTVDESARIKRAYNHYFDLTIVNDNLDKAFEKLQAAVEQLTTQPQWVPVNWVY from the exons CCATGCAGCAGGTGCTGGATAACCTCAAGGAGCTGCCGCCTTCAACAGGAGCCAAAGACATCGACCTCATCTTCCTCCGTGGCATTATGGAGAGTCCCATAGTTCGTTCCCTTGCTAAG GCTCACGAGCGATTGGAGGATGTTAAGCTGGAGGCGGTGCAAAGTAATAACGTGGAGCTAGTGAGTGAGATCCTGTCTGATATGAGCAGTCTGACCACTCATGATGAAAGTGCAGCAGAACTCTGTAAGATCCTGAAGGAACCGCACTTCCAG TCCCTGTTAGAAGCTCACGACAAGGTGGCCTCTAAGTCATATGAAGCTCCTCCCACCAGCACCAATTCCACCAGCATGGCCAGCTCATCCCTCATGCCGGCTGACACGGTTCGCATGATCAGCATCCAGAAGAAGGCCGGAGAGCCTCTG GGTGTAACATTCCGGGTGGAGGATGGCGACCTTGTCATTGCGCGTGTTATGCACGGCAGCATGATTGACAGGCAAGGAATGCTACATGCAGGTGATGTGATCCGAGAGGTGAACAGCCGAGAGGTGGGCAAAGACCCCATGGCATTACAGCACATGCTGAGGGACTGCAATGGAAGCATCACACTCAAAATCCTGCCCAGCTACAGGGACGCACCTCCCCCCGCACAG GTGTATCTGAAGCCACATTTCAACTACAATCCTGACACCGATAATCTGATCCCTTGTAAAGAGGCGGGTTTGGCTTTCTCTAAAGGAGACATTCTGCATATAGTGAACAAGGAGGACCCCAACTGGTGGCAA GCATGTGACGTAAATGGAGGCCGCACTGGCTTGATCCCCAGTCAGTTTCTTGAGGAAAAGAGGAAGGCATTTGTAAGGAGAGACCTGGATGGATCAG GAATCCTCTGTGGGACATTAACtggaaaaaggaagaaaaagaaaatgatgtACTTGACAGCGAAAAATGCAG AATTTGACCGCCATGAATTGCAGATCTATGAGGAAGTAGCAAAGATGCCTCCATTCCAGAGAAAAACTCTTGTGCTGATTGGTGCACAAGGAGTGGGTCGCCGAAGCCTCAAGAACCGCCTGATTGTGTTAAACCCGCTGCAATATGGAACTACTGTACCTT TCACTTCTCGGCATCCACGCGATGACGAAAAGGACGGCCAGTCATACTGCTTTGTGTCCCGGGAGGAGATGGAGACGGACATCAAGACAAGTCGCTACCTTGAGCATGGAGAATATGACGGCAATCTATATGGAACCAAAATCGACTCTATCCATGAAGTCGTTCGCACAGGACGGACTTGCATACTGGACGTCAACCCACAG GCGCTAAAGGTACTGAAGACATCAGAGTTTATGCCATTCGTGGTTTTCATCGCTGCCCCAGAGCTCGACACACTACGGGCCATGCACAAAGCTGTGGTGGATGCTGGGATCACAACCAAGCTACTGACG GAAACGGACCTAAAGAAAACCGTGGACGAAAGCGCCAGGATCAAGAGGGCATACAATCACTACTTTGATCTGACTATAGTTAATGACAATCTGGACAAGGCCTTTGAGAAACTGCAGGCAGCTGTGGAGCAGCTGACCACACAACCACAGTGGGTCCCTGTGAACTGGGTTTACTGA